The window GGTCTCAAGCTGGAAAACGAGCTGGGCGTCAATCCTTACAAGTTCGGCATGGTTGGATCGACCGACGCGCACACCGGCCTTGCCGCGGTCGAAGAGGACAACTTCTTCGGCAAGACCTCCGCCTCCGAACCCAGTCCGACCCGGGCGACGCATCCCTTTATGAAGACCGCCAAGGCCGTCATCATGGGCTGGGAACAGACCGCCTCGGGCTACGCAGCCGTCTGGGCGAAGGAGAACACGCGCGAGTCCATCTTCGACGCGATGAAGCGCCGCGAGACCTACGCCACCACCGGCTCGCGCATGGCCGTGCGCTTTTTCGGCGGCTTCGACTTCGACGCGAAGGACGCGGTCAACCGCATGCCAGCACAGATCGGCTACACCAAGGGCGTCCCGATGGGCGGCGACCTGAACAACGCACCCGCCGGCAAAGCGCCGACCTTCCTCGTGGCGGCGCTCAAAGATCCCATCGGCGGGAATCTCGACCGCTACCAGATCATCAAGGGCTGGCTCGATGCGAAGGGCGAATTGCATGAGAAGATTTACGACGTTGCCGTTTCCGGCGGTCGCGAAATCGGCGCGGATGGCCGCTGCAAGACGGCGGTGGGCAACACCGTGGACGTGCCGAACGCCACCTGGAGCAACACCATCGGCGCGCCGGAGTTGATCGCAGTTTGGAAAGACCCGGACTTCGATCCTGCGCTCCGCGCTTTCTACTACGGGCGCGTCATCGAAATCCCGACACCGCGCTGGACGGGGTATGACGCCAAGAAGTTCAGCGTGAAGATGCCGCCCGAGGTTCCGATGACCACGACCGAGCGCGCCTATACCTCGCCGATCTGGTATACGCCGGAGAAGTAGGAACCCGTGAGGTTTCATATGAAGAAACTCCTGCGCGAACCGCTGGTGCATTTCCTTCTGCTGGGGGCGGGACTGTTCGTCGTCTTCGGCCTCGTGGGCGAGCGCACCGGCAGCGAGCCGGGAGAGATCGTCGCCACGCAGGGGCAGATCGAGTCGCTGGCGATCGGCTTCGCTCGCACCTGGCAACGTCCGCCCACCGACAGCGAGCTGGAGGGTTTGATCCAGGACTATGTTCGCGAGGAAGTCTATTACCGCGAGGCGATGGCACTCGGGTTGGACAAGGACGACATCGTCATCCGCCGCCGTCTTCGGCAGAAAATGGAATTCGTCACCGATGACGTCGCCGCCCAGGCCGAGCCCACCGATGACGAGCTGAGCGCGTATTTGAAAGCACACCCAGAGACGTTTCGCGTCGAGCAGCGGTTCACGTTCAGTCAGGTCTATCTCAACCCGGATCGCCACGGCCAAAATCTCGCGCGCGATGCCGAGCTACTCCTCGCAAAGTTAAACGAGGCCGGCGCCAAAGCCGATGTCTCGGCGCTGGGCGACCCCTTCTTGCTTAGCCATGAGTTCGAGGCGGTTCCGGGCAGCGAGGTCGCGAAGCAGTTCGGCGAAGCGTTCGCGGCTAAATTGGGTGAGCTTTCGCCCGGCCACTGGCAGGGGCCGGTCGAGTCCGGCTACGGCGTGCATCTGGTGTTCGTCGGCCAGCGCACGGGGGGACGCGTTCCCGCGCTGGAGGAAGTGCGGGAAGCCGTGCGGCGCGAGTGGGCCAACGCCGAGCGGCTGGAAGCCAACGAGAAGTTCTATCAAGGGCTGCTCAAACCTTACAAAGTGACCATTGAGCGCCCGCAGCCGATGGATAATGACAGGCTCGCGGCGGAGAGGGGACGATGACATATTATATGAAAAAAAAAGGCGTCCTCCTTGTCTTCTTGCTGCTCGCCGCCTCCGCCGGCGGCGTGCTCGCCCATGAGGTCCGGCCTGCCTATCTCGAGCTCAAGCAGACCGGCCCGGAGACCTACGACGTGTTTTGGAAGGTGCCTGGTCGAGGCGAGGATCTCCGGCTCGGCCTCTACGTGGAGCTCCCGGCCGGCTCCACCAACCTGAGCGAGCCACGTGCCTCCTTCGTCAACAGCGCCTTTACGGAACGCTGGAGCATTAAGCGCGCCGGCGGCCTGACCGGCGGCACGATTCATATCGCCGGTCTCAGCGCTACGATGACCGATGTGCTCGTGCGCGTGGAACGCGGCGACGGAACCACGCAAGTCATCCGCCTCACGCCGTCCGCGCCGTCGTTCGTGGTGGAAGCCGTGCCGCGTGCGCTCGAGATCGCCCGCACTTACCTCGTGCTCGGTGTCGAGCACATCCTGCTGGGCATCGACCATCTCCTGTTCGTGCTCGCGCTTCTCATCCTGGTGAAAGGCTGGCGGCGACTTGTCGGAACCATTACCGCTTTCACGCTGGCACACAGCATCACCCTGGCCGCGGCCACTCTGGGATTCGTGAGCGTTCCGGGACCACCGGTGGAGGCGGTCATCGCACTCTCTATTGTGTTCGTGGCCTGCGAGATCGTCCACCGTCGCCAGGGCCGGGCGGGATTGACCGAGCGCTGGCCGTGGGTCGTGGCGTTCACGTTCGGATTGCTGCATGGCTTTGGTTTCGCCGGTGCGCTCCACGAAGTCGGCCTCCCGCAGAATGCCATTCCACTCGCGCTGCTGCTTTTCAACGTCGGCGTCGAGCTCGGACAACTCCTCTTCATCGCGTCTGTCATGGCCGCGCTGACGGGCGTGGCCTTTATCGGCAGGAGACTCAGCCAACTCGGCATCGATCCGAAGCCCGCCTACGCCGCGTCGGAATCGGTGGCCGCCTATGCAATCGGTAGCGTTGCCGCCTTTTGGCTCATCGAACGAACGCTCGGTTTTCTCACATGAACACACGATCACAGCACACAACGGTTATCTATCACCCGCCCGATCGGATGCCTCCGCGTCCCCCCTAATCCAGGTCCAGGCGCGCGCGCCGAACACTGCGAGTGGATCGCGACGCAATGAGCGATCCGCCGCGCGTCCACCGATGCCGGGAGACACGGGGCAGGGGACTGGACCAAGGGCACAGATCGGTAGCGAGGGGAGCGGTGTCCACTCGCGGTTGACTTCGGGCCCCGCTTCTACCATGCTTATCCTGGCTATGCCAATGGCGGCTCTGTGATCGCGCGCTCAAGACCGGAGGACGACAATGACACGAAGAACGCTGACCCTGTTTACGGCTTGCGTGTGGTTGGGGGCGGCGTTGTGGCCGCCCCAGTCCCGTGCGGATACGCACGACAGTTTTCTGGTCCGCAACGCGCTCGATATCGTGACCTTGTGTTCCGTGCCGAAAGAGGACGCCCTGCACACCGCGGCGGCCAATTT of the Pseudomonadota bacterium genome contains:
- a CDS encoding peptidylprolyl isomerase yields the protein MKKLLREPLVHFLLLGAGLFVVFGLVGERTGSEPGEIVATQGQIESLAIGFARTWQRPPTDSELEGLIQDYVREEVYYREAMALGLDKDDIVIRRRLRQKMEFVTDDVAAQAEPTDDELSAYLKAHPETFRVEQRFTFSQVYLNPDRHGQNLARDAELLLAKLNEAGAKADVSALGDPFLLSHEFEAVPGSEVAKQFGEAFAAKLGELSPGHWQGPVESGYGVHLVFVGQRTGGRVPALEEVREAVRREWANAERLEANEKFYQGLLKPYKVTIERPQPMDNDRLAAERGR
- a CDS encoding HupE/UreJ family protein; this translates as MKKKGVLLVFLLLAASAGGVLAHEVRPAYLELKQTGPETYDVFWKVPGRGEDLRLGLYVELPAGSTNLSEPRASFVNSAFTERWSIKRAGGLTGGTIHIAGLSATMTDVLVRVERGDGTTQVIRLTPSAPSFVVEAVPRALEIARTYLVLGVEHILLGIDHLLFVLALLILVKGWRRLVGTITAFTLAHSITLAAATLGFVSVPGPPVEAVIALSIVFVACEIVHRRQGRAGLTERWPWVVAFTFGLLHGFGFAGALHEVGLPQNAIPLALLLFNVGVELGQLLFIASVMAALTGVAFIGRRLSQLGIDPKPAYAASESVAAYAIGSVAAFWLIERTLGFLT